The following proteins are encoded in a genomic region of Dyadobacter sp. UC 10:
- a CDS encoding arabinose isomerase, with product MADHSKYRLKVGLFGIGLQAYWEQFDGLEERLKGYLGVVSEKLEGFGAEITNLGLIDSPEKAMEAGHDFRRADVDLLFLYVTTYALSSTVLPVVRRAKVPVVILNLAPEAAIDYTRFNQLADRTRMTGEWLAFCSSCPVPEIANVFNRARIPFYQITGMLHNDPLAWDEAREWIEAASVANIMTHNRLGVMGSYYGGMLDIYSDLTLQCATFGGHIEIIEVDELSALREQVSDQETEEMRQVFDQAFEIKEDCPDHELTRASRTAVALTKLAEKYQLGSMAYYHKGTGNALNEDTMSSVILGNSLLTARGIPVAGEYEVKNAQAMKILDSFGAGGSFTEYYAMDFNDDIVLMGHDGPGHIAIAEGKTKVRPLYVYHGKVGKGLSVEMSVKHGPVTLLSVVETAEGKVILLVAEGESVPGPVLEIGNTNSRYRFKSGARKFVETWNSHGPAHHCAVGVGHISSKIIKLGQLLGIETKIVCRHSLS from the coding sequence ATGGCGGATCATTCCAAATACCGGCTTAAAGTCGGACTTTTCGGCATCGGGTTGCAGGCTTACTGGGAACAATTCGACGGACTGGAAGAAAGACTGAAAGGGTACCTGGGCGTAGTGTCCGAAAAGCTGGAAGGCTTCGGCGCGGAGATCACCAATCTGGGCCTGATCGATTCGCCGGAAAAGGCGATGGAGGCGGGCCACGATTTTCGCCGTGCCGATGTAGACCTGCTGTTCCTTTACGTGACTACCTACGCGCTTTCGTCAACCGTTTTGCCGGTAGTAAGGCGCGCGAAGGTTCCGGTGGTGATATTGAACCTCGCGCCAGAGGCTGCGATCGACTACACACGTTTCAACCAACTGGCCGACAGGACCCGGATGACGGGCGAATGGCTGGCTTTCTGCTCATCCTGCCCGGTGCCCGAAATCGCGAATGTCTTCAATCGCGCCAGGATTCCTTTTTACCAGATCACCGGTATGCTGCATAACGACCCGCTTGCCTGGGATGAGGCCCGGGAATGGATCGAGGCGGCAAGTGTTGCTAATATAATGACGCACAACAGGTTAGGGGTGATGGGCAGCTATTATGGCGGGATGCTGGATATTTACTCAGACCTCACACTGCAATGCGCGACCTTCGGAGGGCATATTGAAATCATAGAGGTAGACGAACTTTCCGCACTCCGCGAGCAGGTTTCCGATCAGGAGACAGAGGAAATGCGCCAGGTTTTTGATCAGGCTTTCGAAATAAAAGAGGATTGCCCGGACCACGAACTGACAAGAGCTTCCCGAACCGCGGTGGCATTGACTAAGCTGGCAGAGAAATACCAGCTGGGCTCAATGGCTTATTATCACAAAGGGACCGGTAACGCGCTGAATGAAGATACGATGAGCTCGGTCATTCTCGGTAATTCCCTGCTCACAGCCCGGGGTATCCCCGTCGCCGGTGAGTATGAGGTCAAAAATGCGCAGGCTATGAAAATTCTGGATAGTTTCGGCGCAGGGGGTTCATTTACAGAATATTATGCGATGGATTTCAATGATGATATTGTGCTGATGGGGCACGATGGCCCGGGACATATTGCGATTGCGGAGGGAAAAACGAAAGTGCGGCCGCTATATGTCTACCACGGTAAGGTTGGTAAGGGACTTTCGGTGGAGATGAGCGTAAAACACGGGCCGGTTACGCTGCTTTCGGTGGTAGAAACGGCCGAGGGGAAGGTTATTCTGCTGGTCGCGGAAGGGGAGTCGGTGCCGGGGCCCGTCCTCGAAATTGGCAATACAAATAGTCGGTACCGCTTCAAATCAGGTGCGCGCAAGTTTGTCGAAACCTGGAATAGCCACGGCCCTGCGCACCACTGCGCCGTGGGAGTCGGGCATATCAGTTCGAAAATTATCAAACTGGGCCAGCTGCTTGGTATCGAGACCAAAATCGTTTGCAGGCACAGTTTGTCCTAA
- a CDS encoding AraC family transcriptional regulator: MELYRKYFSTEQLEQLADSEPNWGVSILNIGHNLHPAGKVYPDTNHPDSYYFDWEKGRVINEFQLVYISSGSGIFETETIPPTIVEAGTAFLLFPNVWHRYKPSQDTGWEEFWVGFGGHYSEYLMRQECFKPDHPLIRIGFNSELLNVFIRLVQTLKFEGIAFKQISSCLVIQLLGLVYASALMTDRSRSHKEKLVHRMRYQIHEHSTEVIDMEKLASQYGVSYGWFRKAFKEVLGTSPGQYHLNLKIEKACQMLRETSLSVSEIAYKTGFESEFYFSRIFKKKMTVPPTSYREG; the protein is encoded by the coding sequence ATGGAACTATATAGAAAGTATTTCAGCACCGAGCAACTTGAACAGCTGGCAGACTCCGAACCGAACTGGGGCGTTTCCATCCTGAATATCGGACACAACCTGCACCCCGCCGGGAAAGTGTACCCGGACACCAACCATCCCGACAGCTACTATTTCGACTGGGAGAAAGGAAGGGTGATCAACGAATTTCAGCTGGTTTACATTTCCAGCGGCAGTGGCATATTTGAAACCGAAACTATTCCGCCGACCATTGTCGAGGCAGGTACCGCATTTCTTTTGTTCCCGAATGTCTGGCACCGCTACAAACCTTCGCAGGATACGGGCTGGGAAGAATTCTGGGTGGGTTTCGGAGGGCACTATTCCGAATACCTGATGCGGCAGGAATGTTTCAAGCCCGACCATCCCCTGATCCGGATCGGCTTTAACTCGGAGCTGCTGAATGTATTTATCCGGCTTGTCCAGACGCTTAAGTTCGAAGGGATTGCATTCAAACAGATTTCATCCTGCCTGGTAATCCAGCTGCTGGGGCTGGTGTATGCGTCGGCGTTAATGACAGATCGTTCCCGTTCCCACAAGGAAAAGCTCGTGCACAGAATGCGTTATCAGATCCACGAGCACAGTACGGAGGTGATCGATATGGAGAAGCTGGCGAGTCAGTACGGCGTGAGTTATGGCTGGTTCCGAAAGGCTTTTAAGGAGGTACTGGGCACATCTCCCGGACAGTATCATTTGAATCTTAAAATAGAAAAAGCGTGTCAAATGCTGCGGGAAACCTCTTTATCCGTTTCAGAAATTGCCTATAAAACAGGTTTCGAATCTGAATTTTATTTTTCCCGGATATTCAAGAAAAAAATGACGGTACCACCAACTTCTTACAGAGAGGGCTAA